In Polaromonas sp. JS666, one genomic interval encodes:
- a CDS encoding amidohydrolase family protein, with translation MQATHNTTYDGACDCHVHIYEDKYPLIPNVAVIPPHSPVSSYREVQQALGLSRAIIVQPTGYGFDNSCTLDALAQLGDVARGIALVAPDAPDAEFQRLHDGGMRGVRFMMLGGMLPWESLEPMAARLEHFGWMINLQLDGRKLPDHEAVLKRLPCQVVIDHNGKFLEPVSPDHASFQSLLRILDTGRAWIKLSAPYETSQTGAPGYDDVSLLARTLAEKFPERCLWASNWPHPGRNPAPSNVAMYDLLFSWAASDAARQKILVDNPAQLYGF, from the coding sequence ATGCAAGCCACCCACAACACCACCTACGACGGCGCCTGCGACTGCCATGTGCACATTTACGAAGACAAGTACCCCCTGATCCCGAATGTGGCGGTGATTCCGCCGCACTCGCCGGTCTCAAGCTACCGCGAGGTGCAGCAGGCGCTGGGCCTTTCGCGTGCCATCATCGTGCAGCCCACGGGCTACGGTTTTGACAACAGCTGCACCCTGGATGCGCTGGCCCAGCTTGGTGACGTTGCCCGCGGCATTGCGCTGGTCGCGCCGGATGCGCCCGACGCGGAGTTCCAGCGGCTGCATGACGGCGGCATGCGCGGCGTGCGTTTCATGATGCTGGGCGGCATGCTGCCCTGGGAATCGCTGGAGCCCATGGCGGCACGGCTGGAGCACTTCGGCTGGATGATCAACCTGCAGCTCGATGGCCGCAAGCTGCCGGACCATGAGGCGGTGCTGAAACGCCTGCCCTGCCAGGTGGTGATTGATCACAACGGCAAATTCCTCGAGCCCGTCAGTCCGGACCATGCCTCCTTCCAGTCGCTGCTGCGCATACTCGATACCGGCCGCGCCTGGATCAAGCTGTCGGCGCCTTACGAAACTTCCCAAACCGGCGCGCCCGGCTATGACGATGTCAGCCTGCTGGCGCGCACCCTGGCCGAGAAGTTTCCCGAGCGCTGCCTCTGGGCCAGCAACTGGCCGCATCCGGGGCGCAACCCCGCGCCGTCGAATGTTGCGATGTACGACCTGCTGTTTTCCTGGGCAGCCAGCGACGCGGCGCGCCAGAAAATCCTGGTGGACAACCCGGCACAGCTGTACGGGTTTTAG
- a CDS encoding NAD(P)-dependent oxidoreductase, which yields MTTVFVSHPRTSLGHYFGARATAALQALADVRFNPGDTDLSSRELAALAQDCDVIISYRQTQGDEALFAALPRLKAFVRCAIDIRNIDVPAASRHGVLVTQASAGFIASVSEWIIGVMIDLSRHISASAALYHAGRPVAPLMGRELRGATLGVIGYGQISRYLCDVALALGMRIVVHDPYTRTGRQELVQTGLAPLLAEADYVVCLAAATEATENLMNAQAFALMKPGAFFINASRGNLVDESALLAALDAGTMAGCAVDVGRAPDQMPSPRVAAHPRVIASPHIGGLTPPAVEHQALETVAQVADILQGCVPQGAVNAAQAHRWQQAFGTTQPA from the coding sequence ATGACAACGGTTTTTGTAAGCCACCCCCGAACCAGCCTGGGCCACTATTTCGGCGCCCGCGCCACCGCTGCATTGCAGGCGCTGGCCGACGTGCGCTTCAATCCCGGCGACACCGACCTGTCGTCGCGGGAGCTGGCTGCGCTGGCGCAGGACTGCGATGTGATCATTTCCTACCGGCAGACGCAGGGCGATGAAGCGCTGTTTGCCGCGCTGCCGCGACTCAAGGCCTTTGTCCGCTGCGCCATCGACATCCGCAATATCGATGTCCCCGCCGCCAGCCGCCACGGCGTCCTGGTGACACAGGCCAGCGCCGGCTTTATTGCCTCGGTGTCCGAGTGGATCATCGGCGTGATGATTGACCTGAGCCGGCACATCAGCGCCTCGGCTGCGCTCTACCATGCGGGCCGCCCGGTGGCGCCGCTGATGGGGCGCGAGTTGCGCGGCGCCACGCTGGGCGTCATTGGCTATGGCCAGATCAGCCGCTATCTGTGCGATGTGGCGCTGGCCCTGGGCATGCGCATCGTGGTGCACGACCCTTACACCCGCACCGGCCGCCAGGAACTGGTGCAGACCGGCCTCGCACCGCTGCTGGCGGAAGCCGACTATGTGGTCTGCCTGGCCGCTGCGACCGAGGCCACCGAAAACCTGATGAACGCCCAGGCCTTTGCCCTGATGAAGCCCGGCGCGTTTTTCATCAACGCCTCGCGCGGCAACCTGGTCGATGAGTCGGCGCTGCTGGCCGCGCTGGACGCCGGCACGATGGCTGGCTGCGCCGTCGACGTGGGCCGCGCGCCTGACCAGATGCCCTCGCCCCGGGTGGCGGCGCATCCACGTGTGATCGCCTCGCCGCACATCGGTGGCCTGACGCCGCCGGCGGTGGAGCACCAGGCCCTGGAAACGGTGGCGCAGGTCGCCGACATCCTGCAGGGATGCGTGCCCCAGGGCGCGGTGAATGCGGCGCAGGCGCACCGCTGGCAACAGGCGTTTGGCACGACGCAGCCAGCCTGA
- a CDS encoding LacI family DNA-binding transcriptional regulator, producing MSKIQDVASRAGVSTSTVSNVLNGRSNRMAKETLARVEAAIAELRYRPNTTARQLKTGHTPMLGLLVPSIANPMYGFIAREIETQAQERYGFRIMMGNTYRDKDKEARFFDDLMAHGVRGVIIISSLVDEQHFESAGERGLVVVSYDRRATPGVESGIDHVSVDNFEAARIATEHLIAQGHRRLAFVTAAGITMSRREKINGFMAAAASAGLVASAQVIEGTPLNEYGDSMMSELGRIEAAKLAGRDPAERPTGVVAVNDMMALGLMAGFREAGLSVPADVSVVGMDDVFLSALMHPALTTVRLPVPEMAHTIVERVMSRLAAPSLPTGEFIFQPSLVVRGSVAARSSEQ from the coding sequence GTGAGCAAGATTCAGGATGTGGCCAGCCGTGCTGGCGTGTCAACCAGCACGGTGTCCAACGTGCTCAATGGCCGGAGCAACCGCATGGCCAAAGAGACGCTGGCGCGTGTGGAGGCGGCGATTGCCGAGCTCCGGTACCGGCCCAACACCACGGCGCGCCAGCTCAAGACCGGCCACACGCCCATGCTGGGTTTGCTGGTGCCGTCAATCGCCAACCCCATGTACGGCTTCATTGCCCGTGAGATCGAAACCCAGGCACAGGAGCGCTACGGCTTTCGCATCATGATGGGCAACACCTATCGCGACAAGGACAAGGAAGCCCGCTTCTTCGACGACCTGATGGCGCATGGCGTGCGCGGCGTGATCATCATCTCCTCGCTCGTCGACGAGCAGCACTTCGAATCCGCCGGCGAGCGCGGCCTGGTGGTGGTCAGTTATGACCGCCGCGCCACGCCTGGCGTCGAGTCGGGCATTGACCACGTGTCGGTCGACAACTTCGAGGCGGCCCGCATCGCCACCGAGCACCTGATAGCGCAGGGCCACAGGCGGCTGGCCTTTGTGACGGCCGCCGGCATCACCATGAGCCGGCGTGAAAAGATCAACGGTTTCATGGCGGCCGCGGCCAGCGCCGGCCTGGTTGCCAGCGCGCAGGTGATCGAGGGCACGCCGCTCAATGAATACGGCGACTCGATGATGAGCGAGCTGGGCCGCATCGAGGCGGCAAAGCTCGCCGGACGCGACCCGGCGGAGCGGCCCACCGGCGTTGTGGCGGTCAACGACATGATGGCGCTGGGCCTGATGGCCGGTTTTCGCGAGGCCGGGCTGTCCGTGCCGGCCGACGTGTCGGTGGTGGGCATGGACGATGTGTTTTTGTCGGCGCTGATGCATCCGGCCCTGACCACGGTGCGCCTGCCCGTGCCGGAGATGGCCCACACCATCGTCGAGCGCGTGATGAGCCGGCTGGCCGCCCCCAGCCTGCCGACCGGCGAGTTCATCTTCCAGCCCAGCCTGGTGGTCAGGGGCTCCGTGGCAGCCCGAAGCTCCGAACAGTGA
- a CDS encoding ISL3 family transposase has translation MKDTALYEQLLGLKAPWSVKKVDLSLTDQRVVVEVVLKKGQVWADSTDATKRAHINGWSERQWRHLDTCQFETIIRARIPQLKFSDGTVEELMVPWAERYSRVTTLMAAFVIKLLEACPTTQAVCTLTRLSWSTVNAIMVSAVARGMLRRTEEEISYLGIDEKSSERGHTYASILTDIDRSRVLDLVPDRKLGAAVSLLETLSPAQRMSVKAVAMDMWPAYMSAARQCMPQADIVHDKFHISKYLGEAVDAVRKQEHRKLSQAGTSPLAGSKWAWLRKYPDGRSAEAVSFRALNQLNLKTSRAWCIKENFTQFWSYSYKGAAKRFFKAWSNNAMRSRLEPVKKVVRMLRRHEEGLLNYSQHGISNACAEGFNSAIQLIKANARGFRNFTNYRARILFHCGKLNLAMA, from the coding sequence ATGAAAGATACGGCGCTGTATGAGCAGCTTCTTGGACTGAAGGCACCCTGGTCGGTCAAGAAGGTAGACCTTTCTTTGACAGACCAGCGCGTGGTGGTCGAAGTCGTGTTGAAGAAGGGTCAGGTATGGGCTGACTCCACCGATGCGACCAAGAGGGCTCACATCAATGGCTGGAGCGAGCGCCAATGGCGTCACCTTGATACATGCCAGTTTGAGACGATCATCAGGGCACGTATTCCCCAGCTCAAATTCAGTGACGGCACTGTCGAAGAGTTGATGGTGCCCTGGGCGGAGCGCTACAGCCGGGTCACCACCTTGATGGCTGCGTTCGTTATCAAACTGCTTGAAGCCTGTCCCACCACGCAAGCCGTATGTACGCTCACACGACTGTCCTGGAGCACGGTCAACGCCATCATGGTCAGCGCCGTGGCGCGAGGCATGCTGCGGCGTACCGAGGAAGAGATTTCGTACCTTGGCATCGATGAAAAGAGTTCGGAGAGAGGCCACACCTACGCCAGCATCCTGACCGACATTGACCGCTCGCGGGTGCTGGACTTGGTGCCAGACAGGAAGCTGGGAGCGGCCGTGAGCTTGCTGGAAACGCTTTCTCCGGCGCAACGCATGTCGGTCAAGGCGGTGGCCATGGATATGTGGCCGGCGTACATGAGTGCGGCCAGGCAATGCATGCCGCAGGCGGACATCGTGCATGACAAGTTTCACATCTCCAAGTACCTTGGTGAGGCAGTGGATGCTGTGAGAAAACAGGAGCACCGCAAGTTGTCCCAAGCAGGCACCTCGCCATTGGCAGGCAGCAAATGGGCGTGGTTGAGAAAGTATCCCGATGGCCGTAGCGCTGAAGCCGTCTCGTTTCGGGCCTTGAACCAGCTCAACTTGAAGACAAGCCGGGCCTGGTGCATCAAGGAGAACTTTACCCAGTTCTGGAGCTACAGCTACAAAGGAGCTGCCAAGCGCTTCTTCAAAGCCTGGTCGAATAACGCGATGAGGAGTCGCCTGGAGCCTGTGAAAAAGGTAGTCAGGATGCTCCGACGCCACGAGGAAGGACTGCTGAACTATAGCCAACATGGAATCAGCAACGCCTGTGCAGAAGGCTTCAATAGTGCCATCCAGCTCATCAAAGCCAATGCGCGCGGGTTTCGCAACTTCACCAACTACCGGGCAAGGATTCTGTTTCATTGTGGAAAGTTGAACTTGGCTATGGCCTAG
- a CDS encoding TRAP transporter small permease: MSAQLSPDLPHIPLPSVTGFSVARAPGRWLATLMRWTEYLAGAVLALDVLVVFASVVFRYFLHAPFDWAEEVARALMVVLVFIGAATVLARSQHVGIDLFRGFFPDSWQPALLQSGSWIIVGVSFSLFLSSCALLVDSNGMTTSIGFPQWIYIYPVVIGSLFMTLFGAANALSGPRRTVWLTLAVGVGLVAAVTLWNTLLPEQAVKPWVLLTVGFFGGLMLGVPIAFVLALSSLLFLELR; this comes from the coding sequence GTGAGCGCCCAGTTGTCGCCGGACCTGCCGCATATCCCCCTGCCTTCTGTCACCGGCTTCAGCGTGGCCCGCGCGCCCGGGCGCTGGCTGGCCACCCTGATGCGCTGGACCGAATACCTCGCCGGTGCCGTGCTGGCGCTGGACGTGCTGGTGGTATTTGCCTCGGTGGTCTTTCGCTACTTTCTGCATGCCCCCTTTGACTGGGCTGAAGAGGTCGCCCGGGCGCTGATGGTGGTGCTGGTGTTCATTGGCGCGGCCACGGTGCTGGCGCGCAGCCAGCATGTCGGCATCGACCTGTTCCGGGGTTTCTTCCCCGACTCGTGGCAGCCTGCGCTGTTGCAGTCGGGCAGCTGGATCATCGTGGGGGTGTCGTTCAGCCTGTTCCTGTCGTCGTGCGCCTTGCTGGTGGACTCCAATGGCATGACCACCTCCATCGGCTTTCCGCAGTGGATCTACATTTACCCGGTGGTGATCGGCAGCCTCTTCATGACCCTGTTTGGCGCGGCTAACGCGCTGAGCGGCCCGCGCCGCACCGTCTGGCTCACGCTGGCGGTCGGCGTCGGGCTGGTGGCAGCCGTCACGCTGTGGAACACGCTGCTGCCGGAGCAGGCCGTCAAACCGTGGGTGCTGCTGACCGTCGGCTTCTTCGGCGGGCTGATGCTGGGCGTGCCGATCGCCTTTGTACTGGCGCTGTCCTCGCTGCTTTTTTTGGAGCTTCGTTGA
- a CDS encoding TRAP transporter substrate-binding protein: MHSHSLSRRRFVQSTAAASVALASGLPSLARAQAPVALRFSSSLVADQNSAHYVWYQRLDANLKAAVGDRIRIDYFPNNQLGKESDVVQQVKVGSIDMMVTGSSIWATAAPQFGMLDLGYLFDSYAHAARALDGGVGAKLNDILQKSTGCQVITWASHFGARSVYTRQPVKSLAEVKNVKLRVLPTPAFIETFKIMGAIPTPIPFGELYMAAQTGVVDGFEHDAATVLASKLNEVAKNCWLTEHLFSPLVVVMGKRGMDKIPADLRPAFLKAAADATAQQRAIATDKGAQAIDALTKLGMVFNPMAKAERDAVRKDMEARLWSSFAKEHPATAPLFTAISAARV; this comes from the coding sequence ATGCATTCACATTCACTTTCCCGCCGCCGCTTTGTCCAGTCCACCGCCGCCGCCTCCGTGGCGCTTGCCTCCGGCTTGCCCAGCCTGGCGCGGGCGCAGGCGCCCGTTGCGCTGCGCTTTTCGTCCTCGCTGGTCGCCGACCAGAATTCGGCCCACTACGTCTGGTACCAGCGCCTGGACGCCAACCTGAAGGCCGCCGTCGGCGACCGGATCCGGATCGACTACTTTCCCAACAACCAGCTCGGCAAGGAAAGCGATGTGGTGCAGCAGGTCAAGGTCGGCTCGATTGACATGATGGTCACCGGCTCGTCGATCTGGGCCACGGCCGCGCCGCAGTTCGGCATGCTGGACCTCGGTTACCTGTTTGACAGCTATGCCCATGCGGCCAGGGCGCTGGACGGGGGCGTGGGCGCCAAACTCAATGACATCCTGCAAAAGAGCACGGGCTGCCAGGTCATCACCTGGGCTTCGCACTTTGGGGCGCGCAGCGTGTACACCCGGCAGCCGGTCAAGTCGCTCGCCGAGGTGAAAAACGTCAAGCTGCGCGTGCTGCCCACGCCGGCCTTCATTGAAACCTTCAAGATCATGGGCGCCATCCCGACGCCGATCCCGTTCGGTGAGCTCTACATGGCCGCGCAGACCGGTGTGGTGGACGGCTTCGAGCATGACGCCGCCACCGTGCTGGCCAGCAAGCTCAATGAAGTTGCCAAAAACTGCTGGCTGACCGAACACCTCTTCAGCCCGCTGGTGGTGGTGATGGGCAAGCGCGGCATGGACAAGATCCCGGCAGACCTGCGCCCGGCCTTCCTGAAGGCCGCGGCGGACGCCACCGCCCAGCAGCGCGCCATTGCCACCGACAAGGGCGCGCAGGCTATCGACGCGCTAACGAAGCTGGGCATGGTGTTCAACCCGATGGCCAAAGCCGAGCGCGATGCCGTGCGCAAGGACATGGAGGCCCGTCTCTGGTCCTCCTTTGCCAAGGAGCATCCGGCCACCGCGCCGCTGTTCACCGCGATCTCCGCGGCGAGGGTGTGA
- a CDS encoding acyl-CoA thioesterase, which translates to MSSITLRFLAEPSTVNFGGKVHGGTVMKWIDEAGYACATSWAKRYCVTVSVGTIRFQRPIMIGDLVEVQARLAYTGRTSMNISVEVRAGDMKTGHMEVITDCLVVFVAVDAAGQTIPVPTWQPETPGDIALAQHVKAYLDAARAMHPGA; encoded by the coding sequence ATGTCATCCATCACCCTGCGCTTTCTGGCCGAGCCCAGCACCGTCAACTTTGGCGGCAAGGTGCATGGCGGCACCGTCATGAAATGGATTGACGAAGCGGGTTACGCCTGCGCCACCAGCTGGGCCAAACGCTATTGCGTCACCGTGTCGGTAGGCACCATCCGCTTTCAGCGCCCCATCATGATCGGCGACCTGGTGGAAGTGCAGGCCCGCCTGGCCTACACCGGCAGGACCAGCATGAACATCTCGGTCGAAGTGCGGGCCGGCGACATGAAAACCGGCCATATGGAGGTCATCACCGACTGCCTGGTGGTCTTTGTGGCGGTGGACGCCGCTGGCCAGACCATTCCCGTGCCGACCTGGCAACCCGAAACACCCGGCGACATTGCGCTGGCCCAGCACGTCAAGGCCTACCTGGATGCGGCCCGGGCCATGCACCCCGGCGCCTGA
- a CDS encoding patatin-like phospholipase family protein: MEPRANAKANGKTAFVFAGGGSFGAIQVGMLHALLAHGVLPDLVVGASVGAINCAYFAGNPTLAGVMQLEQLWCQLKRREIFPMTFSRIAGLFSRSPSLVDSSGLRALIEAHLPYSLLEQAALPLHVVATEQLHGNLVCLSSGPAVEAILASCAIPAIFPPVLVGKEYLIDGAIASNTPVTAAIALGATRLIVLPTGYACALTAPPVSAIASALHALNMLIAHQLVRDLELLADRFEVLTVPPLCPLSASAYDFSRARELIERAEHNTRRWLESGGLQRPRIPGALRPHVD, encoded by the coding sequence ATGGAACCGAGGGCCAACGCGAAGGCCAATGGCAAGACCGCCTTTGTATTTGCCGGCGGCGGCAGTTTTGGCGCAATTCAGGTCGGCATGCTGCATGCGCTGCTCGCCCATGGCGTGTTGCCTGATTTGGTGGTGGGCGCTTCGGTGGGCGCGATCAATTGCGCGTATTTCGCCGGCAATCCGACGCTGGCCGGTGTCATGCAGCTCGAGCAGCTCTGGTGCCAGCTGAAGCGCCGCGAGATCTTCCCGATGACCTTCAGCCGCATCGCCGGCCTGTTTTCACGTTCGCCGTCGCTCGTCGACTCCAGTGGGCTGCGCGCGTTGATCGAAGCCCATTTGCCCTACAGCCTGCTGGAGCAGGCGGCGCTGCCGCTCCATGTGGTCGCCACCGAGCAGTTGCACGGCAACCTGGTCTGCCTGTCGTCCGGTCCGGCCGTGGAGGCGATCCTGGCCAGTTGTGCGATCCCGGCGATCTTTCCACCGGTGCTGGTCGGCAAGGAGTACCTGATCGACGGGGCCATTGCCAGCAACACGCCGGTCACGGCGGCGATCGCACTGGGTGCGACCCGGCTGATCGTGCTGCCCACCGGCTATGCCTGTGCCTTGACCGCGCCGCCGGTCAGTGCCATCGCCAGCGCGCTGCATGCGCTGAACATGCTGATTGCGCACCAGCTGGTGCGAGACCTGGAGTTGCTGGCGGATCGCTTCGAAGTGCTGACGGTGCCGCCGCTGTGTCCGCTGTCAGCATCGGCTTACGACTTTTCGCGTGCCCGTGAGCTGATTGAACGGGCCGAGCACAATACCCGGCGCTGGCTTGAGAGTGGCGGCCTGCAGCGTCCGCGCATTCCCGGTGCGCTGCGACCGCACGTGGATTGA
- a CDS encoding LysR family transcriptional regulator, with product MDQLKRMAIFAEVVAAGSLTAAARQLGMTPSAVSQHLRQLEQALGLALLHRSTRRLTLTEAGERYHAGCAAMVAAARSAEQALARLRDEPEGELRLAAPAGFGSVLATALAPLRGYPRLTLRLLLDDALIDLIGERVDIALRIGVLADSGLVARKLGSMARQLCASPAYLAERGWPAQPRDLLQHDWLGSKPANAGADMLELQGPAGERETLRLEGRVQASQVTALHALCVAGWGISLGVSDDDQKALADGRLLPVLPGWRLADLPVYAVTPRRGEQPAKVRHALDVLALYFGDAGDAGDAGGAAAAHTATAFHS from the coding sequence ATGGATCAACTCAAGCGCATGGCCATCTTTGCCGAAGTCGTGGCGGCAGGCTCCCTGACTGCGGCGGCGCGGCAACTGGGCATGACGCCCTCGGCGGTGAGCCAGCATTTGCGCCAGCTGGAACAGGCGCTGGGGCTGGCGCTGCTGCACCGCTCCACCCGGCGGCTCACCCTGACCGAGGCGGGCGAGCGCTACCACGCAGGCTGCGCCGCGATGGTGGCGGCGGCGCGCTCGGCCGAGCAGGCCCTGGCGCGCCTGCGCGATGAGCCCGAAGGCGAATTGCGGCTGGCCGCGCCCGCCGGCTTTGGCAGCGTCCTGGCCACCGCGCTGGCGCCGCTGCGGGGCTACCCCAGGCTCACGCTGCGCCTGCTGCTCGATGACGCACTGATTGACCTGATCGGGGAGCGCGTGGATATCGCGCTTCGCATTGGCGTGCTGGCCGATTCAGGCCTGGTGGCGCGCAAGCTGGGCAGCATGGCGCGCCAGCTGTGTGCGTCGCCGGCCTACCTGGCCGAGCGCGGCTGGCCTGCGCAGCCGCGTGATCTGCTGCAGCATGACTGGCTCGGCAGCAAACCGGCCAACGCCGGCGCCGACATGCTGGAGCTGCAAGGACCTGCCGGCGAACGCGAGACGCTGCGGCTCGAGGGCCGGGTGCAGGCTTCCCAGGTGACGGCCCTGCACGCGTTGTGTGTGGCGGGCTGGGGCATCAGCCTGGGCGTGAGCGACGACGACCAGAAAGCGCTGGCGGACGGGCGCCTGTTGCCGGTGCTGCCCGGCTGGCGTCTGGCTGACTTGCCGGTGTATGCGGTGACCCCGCGGCGCGGTGAGCAGCCGGCCAAGGTGCGCCATGCGCTGGACGTGCTGGCACTGTACTTCGGCGACGCGGGCGACGCGGGCGACGCGGGCGGCGCGGCTGCGGCGCACACTGCCACTGCCTTTCACTCCTGA
- a CDS encoding NAD(P)-dependent oxidoreductase, with protein sequence MNIALIGATGFVGSAILPELLDRGHQVTVLARTPSKLAPQSGLRVVAADVLDTAQVAQAVAGHDAVISAYNPGWGEPKIYELFLQGSQAIVSGMKQAGVKRLLVVGGAGSLFVAPGLQLVDTPEFPAQYKQGALAARELLDQLKAETALDWSFISPPIGLAPGARSGKYRLGTDDLLSGQGDQPAGISVPDLAVAIVDEIEQPRHVKRRFTAAN encoded by the coding sequence ATGAACATCGCACTGATTGGCGCTACCGGTTTTGTCGGCTCGGCCATCCTTCCCGAACTGCTCGACCGGGGCCACCAGGTCACCGTGCTGGCCCGCACGCCCTCCAAACTGGCCCCACAAAGCGGTCTGCGCGTGGTGGCTGCCGATGTGCTGGACACGGCCCAGGTCGCCCAGGCCGTGGCCGGTCACGACGCGGTCATCAGCGCCTACAACCCCGGCTGGGGCGAGCCGAAGATTTACGAGTTGTTCCTGCAAGGCAGCCAGGCGATCGTTTCCGGCATGAAACAAGCCGGCGTCAAGCGCCTGCTGGTCGTCGGCGGCGCGGGCAGCCTGTTTGTGGCGCCCGGGCTGCAGCTGGTCGACACACCAGAGTTTCCGGCCCAGTACAAGCAGGGCGCGCTGGCGGCACGCGAACTGCTCGACCAGCTCAAGGCGGAGACGGCGCTGGACTGGAGTTTTATCTCGCCCCCCATCGGCCTGGCGCCCGGCGCACGCAGCGGCAAATACCGCTTGGGCACGGACGATCTCCTGTCTGGCCAGGGCGACCAGCCCGCCGGTATCTCGGTGCCCGACCTGGCTGTGGCCATCGTGGACGAGATTGAGCAACCGCGGCATGTGAAGCGCCGGTTTACTGCGGCGAACTGA
- a CDS encoding potassium transporter Kup — MSSKKSSLAALTLGAIGVVYGDIGTSVLYAIKEVFGSGHVPFTPGNIYGILSIFFWTLTVIVSIKYVVLVLRADNNGEGGLIAMLALASTAVKDKPKLRRILLIVGVFGTSLFYGDGVITPAISVLSAVEGLEVVSPAFKEGVIPITLVILFCLFALQKHGTAGIGRYFGPITLIWFVVIALLGISQIVTNPAILKAISPHYALLFMWHNPGTTFIILGAVVLCVTGAEALYADLGHFGKRPIRLAWFSVVMPSLVLNYFGQGALLLNNPAAVKNPFYLMAPEWALLPLVGLATMATVIASQAMITGAFSVTKQAVQMGYLPRLNIQHTSVKDTGQIYITFVNWSLFVAIVLAVVMFRSSSNLAAAYGIAVTLDMLITTTLTFFVIRYSWNYPLSLCIAATGVFFLVDLAFFASNLMKLFAGGWFPLLIGGAVFTLMMTWKEGRGLLNDKLRSDAIDLPSFLDAVFVSPPARVEGTAVFLTAEPGTVPNAMLHNLKHNKVLHQQNLFVTVRYHEVPWIGMNKRLEIESLGHDCWQVTVHYGFKNDLDLPKALQQIKGRGCELESMTTSYFLSRDTVVPTIGRGMASWREKLFAQMHHNASGAADFLNLPNNSVVELGSKIEI; from the coding sequence GTGTCAAGTAAAAAATCATCACTTGCGGCGCTCACATTGGGCGCCATCGGTGTCGTCTACGGCGACATCGGAACCAGCGTCCTGTATGCCATCAAGGAAGTGTTTGGCTCGGGGCATGTTCCCTTCACCCCAGGCAACATTTACGGCATCCTGTCCATCTTCTTCTGGACGCTGACGGTCATTGTCTCCATCAAGTACGTGGTGTTGGTGCTGCGCGCCGACAACAACGGCGAGGGAGGCCTGATCGCCATGCTGGCGCTGGCCTCCACGGCAGTCAAGGACAAGCCGAAGCTCAGGCGCATCCTGCTGATCGTGGGTGTTTTTGGCACCTCGCTGTTCTACGGCGACGGCGTCATCACCCCGGCCATCTCGGTGCTGTCGGCCGTCGAGGGGCTGGAAGTGGTGTCGCCCGCCTTCAAGGAGGGCGTCATCCCGATCACGCTGGTCATCCTGTTTTGCCTCTTTGCCCTTCAAAAGCACGGTACCGCCGGCATCGGCCGGTATTTCGGCCCGATCACGCTGATCTGGTTTGTCGTGATTGCCCTGCTGGGCATTTCCCAGATTGTGACCAACCCGGCGATTCTGAAGGCGATCAGCCCGCATTACGCGCTGCTGTTCATGTGGCACAACCCCGGCACCACCTTCATCATCCTGGGCGCCGTGGTGCTCTGCGTGACCGGTGCCGAGGCGCTGTATGCCGATCTGGGCCATTTCGGCAAGCGGCCGATCCGGCTGGCCTGGTTTTCAGTGGTCATGCCCTCGCTGGTGCTCAATTACTTCGGCCAGGGCGCGCTGCTGCTCAACAACCCCGCCGCCGTCAAGAATCCGTTCTATTTGATGGCCCCCGAATGGGCGCTGCTGCCCCTGGTGGGGCTGGCCACCATGGCGACCGTGATTGCCTCGCAGGCCATGATCACCGGCGCCTTCAGCGTGACCAAGCAGGCCGTTCAAATGGGCTATTTGCCGCGCCTGAACATTCAGCACACCAGTGTGAAAGACACGGGGCAGATCTACATCACCTTCGTCAACTGGAGCCTGTTCGTGGCCATTGTGCTGGCGGTGGTGATGTTCCGCTCGTCCAGCAATCTGGCGGCCGCTTACGGTATCGCCGTGACGCTGGACATGCTGATCACGACGACCCTCACCTTCTTTGTCATTCGCTACAGCTGGAATTACCCGCTCAGCCTGTGTATTGCCGCCACGGGTGTTTTCTTTCTGGTGGACCTTGCGTTTTTTGCGTCCAACCTCATGAAGCTTTTTGCCGGCGGCTGGTTCCCGCTGCTGATCGGCGGCGCGGTCTTCACCCTGATGATGACCTGGAAGGAAGGCCGGGGCCTGCTCAATGACAAGTTGCGCTCCGACGCCATCGACCTGCCGAGCTTTCTCGACGCCGTCTTTGTCAGCCCACCGGCGCGGGTGGAAGGCACGGCTGTTTTCCTGACCGCCGAGCCGGGCACCGTGCCCAATGCGATGCTGCACAACCTCAAGCACAACAAGGTGCTGCACCAGCAGAATCTGTTTGTGACCGTGCGCTACCACGAGGTGCCGTGGATAGGCATGAACAAACGGCTCGAAATTGAATCGCTGGGCCACGACTGCTGGCAGGTCACTGTTCATTACGGCTTCAAGAACGACCTGGACCTGCCAAAAGCCCTGCAGCAAATCAAGGGCCGGGGCTGTGAGCTGGAGTCCATGACCACCAGTTACTTCCTCTCGCGCGACACCGTGGTCCCGACGATTGGCCGCGGCATGGCGTCCTGGCGCGAGAAGCTGTTTGCGCAGATGCACCATAACGCCAGTGGGGCGGCGGACTTTCTCAACCTGCCCAATAACTCCGTGGTGGAGCTGGGCAGCAAGATCGAGATTTGA